The DNA region CGGAAAGCCAGAATTTGCTGCCATGGTGGTTCCTCCCAATTCAATAGTGGGGCGTATCATACAACACCCTGTTTTGCAGCGTAAACCGTGCCTTCCCCTTTTCTACCGGCCCCCGTTATAATGCGCCGGTTTACCCCTACACCTTTGCAAAGGAACCGTACCCATGGCCGCCTATTCTGCACGCACACTTGGACTGGCCGGGAGCATTATCGGCCTCGCCGCGATCGCGGCATGGCTGGGCCTGGCCCATAGCTGCGACCCGGAGACCCGCGAGGCCGTGATCGCCGGGCATGTCCTCATCGCTCCGGCCCTGGCCGATCAGGTACGGCCCACCGATGTGCTCTTCGTCATTGTCCGGAAACCAGGCGCGGCAAGGCCCGTCGCGGCAAGGCGCATCGACAATCCGCAGTTCCCCGTGGCATTTGAACTCACCAATGCCGATGTGATGGTGCAGGGTTCTGAATTGCGTGGAATGCTGGATGTGGTGGCCCGATTGGACCGAGATGGCCAGGCCGGCCCGGCTCAGCCAGGCGACATCGAAGGCCGCTACGCGAAAAACCCGACGTTACCGGGCGGACGGGATCTAGAAATTACCCTGGATTCGGTGAAGCAGTAAAGAGGAGGTCCTGAGTCCTGAGTGCGAAGATCGGGCCCCTCAGAACGTAGCACGGTATTTACGCCTCGGCGGGGTCGGCGTCCAACTCCATATTCCAATAAAGATAATCGCGCCAGCTTTCTGGCGTATTCCGAATCCCGATGGTAATCGTCACAACTGGATTCCAACGTGGTTTGACCGGCTTGTTCATCAGCTTCATGCCGGCTTCATCGGGCGTACGACCGCTTTTCTTATTATTGCAACGCCAACAAGCGGTGACGATATTCTCCCAGGTCTTTCGCCCACCCTTGGCGATGGGGACGACATGATCGAACGTCAGTTCCTCAGTCCGGAACTTGAACCGACAATATTGGCAGGCAAAACTATCGCGGGTGA from Nitrospirota bacterium includes:
- a CDS encoding HNH endonuclease, with translation MEMTLLLNATYEPLRVVHWQKAIALLWQGKVEVLEVYDREVHSVSISFKLPSVMRLLKRVRLKDVHRAVKFSRINIFTRDSFACQYCRFKFRTEELTFDHVVPIAKGGRKTWENIVTACWRCNNKKSGRTPDEAGMKLMNKPVKPRWNPVVTITIGIRNTPESWRDYLYWNMELDADPAEA